A single region of the Xiphias gladius isolate SHS-SW01 ecotype Sanya breed wild chromosome 17, ASM1685928v1, whole genome shotgun sequence genome encodes:
- the slc8a2a gene encoding sodium/calcium exchanger 2a isoform X9, whose translation MYMFLGVSIIADRFMASIEVITSQEKEVTITKPNGETTITTVRVWNETVSNLTLMALGSSAPEILLSVIEVCGHNFDAGELGPGTIVGSAAFNMFVIIGLCVWVIPDGESRKIKHLRVFFITAFWSIFAYVWLYLILAVISPGIVEVWEAVVTLLYFPVCVILAWIADRRLLFYKYMHKRYRADKRHGIVVEMEGDLAPKGVEVIMDGKLSDGSLCPGNSSSVTVSVQTNELDQNKDEVRHVVVRILKDLKEKHPDKDLDQLIEMANYSALVHQKKSRAFYRVQATRMMIGAGNILKKHAAEQTRRSGGQEADKATCSHICFESAQYQCTENCGTLSLGVILDGGTGQNTFYVDYCTENGSANAGADYEFTQGTLVFKPGETRKEIKVGILDDDIFEEDEHFFVHLQKLRVEEGENEGAGTPPKGRLVEPLVATITILDDDHAGIFTFGQRVLRVSESTGTLMVTVVRNSGSRGTVAVPYHTEDGSAKAGVDYEENRGELEFTNEQTSQTLQVRIINVEEYEKQENFFIVLEDPKWLKRGLSVTEDYKLPFTALSEEARRISEMGKPILGEHSSLEVIIEESCEFKNTVDKLLKDTNLAVVIGTHSWREQFIEAVTVSAGDGDEEEGQEQRMPNCFDYFMHILCIFWKILFACVPPTEYWNGWACFIVSISVIGVLTAIIGDLASHFGCTVGLRDAVTAVVFVALGTSLPDTFASKVAATQDQYADACVGNVTGSNAVNVFLGIGVAWSVAAVYWEVKGKVFRVDPGSLAFSVTLFTIFAFFSMGVLMLRRKPSIGGELGGPRIPKVLTSLLFFGLWFLYVLFASLEAYCHIQGF comes from the exons ATGTACATGTTCCTGGGTGTGTCCATCATCGCAGACCGCTTCATGGCATCCATTGAAGTCATCACCTCTCAG GAAAAGGAGGTGACCATCACCAAACCTAACGGTGAAACTACAATAACTACAGTGAGAGTCTGGAATGAGACCGTGTCCAACCTCACTCTCATGGCCCTGGGGTCCTCTGCGCCTGAGATCCTGCTTTCTGTTATTGAG GTGTGTGGGCACAACTTTGATGCAGGGGAGCTCGGCCCAGGCACCATAGTGGGCAGCGCTGCCTTCAATATGTTTGTGATAATCGGTCTATGTGTGTGGGTGATCCCTGACGGAGAGTCTCGCAAGATCAAACACCtgcgtgtgttttttattaCGGCTTTCTGGAGTATTTTTGCCTATGTTTGGCTCTACCTCATACTGGCTGTCATCTCACCAGGGATTGTAGAG GTGTGGGAGGCCGTAGTGACACTGCTTTACTTTCCGGTGTGTGTGATCTTGGCTTGGATTGCTGACCGTCGCCTACTCTTCTACAAATACATGCACAAGCGTTATCGTGCTGACAAGCGTCATGGCATCGTGGTGGAAATGGAAGGTGACCTTGCGCCCAAAGGCGTTGAAGTGATCATGGATGGAAAGTTGTCAGATGGCAGTTTGTGCCCTGGAAACTCCTCCAGTGTGACAGTGTCTGTGCAGACAAATGAACTAGACCAGAACAAAGATGAGGTAAGACATGTG GTGGTCCGCATCCTTAAAGACCTGAAGGAGAAACATCCAGACAAAGACCTCGACCAGCTGATTGAGATGGCCAACTACTCTGCCCTGGTCCACCAGAAGAAGAGCCGTGCCTTCTACCGTGTCCAGGCGACACGCATGATGATCGGTGCTGGTAACATATTAAAGAAACATGCTGCTGAGCAGACACGCCGCTCAGGAGGCCAGGAGGCTGACAAGGCCACATGCtcacacatttgttttgaaagtgCCCAGTACCAGTGCACTGAGAACTGTGGCACTCTGAGCCTTGGGGTGATCCTTGATGGGGGCACAGGTCAGAACACTTTCTATGTGGACTACTGTACAGAAAATGGCTCCGCCAATGCTGGGGCAGACTATGAATTCACTCAGGGAACCCTGGTGTTTAAGCCAGGGGAGACCCGCAAAGAGATCAAG GTGGGTATCTTGGATGATGACATCTTTGAGGAGGATGAGCATTTCTTTGTGCATCTTCAGAAACTGAGGGTAGAAGAAGGTGAAAATGAAGGGGCAGGAACTCCACCCAAGGGTAGACTAGTGGAGCCACTGGTTGCCACTATCACTATCTTGGATGATGACCATGCTGGCATCTTCACCTTTGGTCAGCGGGTACTGCGGGTGAGTGAGAGCACAGGCACGTTGATGGTGACAGTGGTGAGGAACTCAGGGTCCAGGGGCACTGTTGCTGTGCCATACCATACAGAGGATGGCAGTGCCAAAGCTGGGGTGGACTATGAGGAGAACAGAGGGGAGTTGGAATTCACCAATGAACAGACCAG TCAGACCTTACAAGTGCGCATCATAAATGTGGAAGAATATGAGAAGCAGGAAAACTTCTTCATTGTGCTTGAAGACCCCAAATGGCTGAAGCGAGGACTCTCTG TAACTGAAGATTACAAGCTGCCATtcactgctctctct GAAGAGGCAAGGAGGATCTCTGAGATGGGTAAACCCATTCTAGGAGAGCACAGCAGCCTAGAGGTCATCATAGAGGAGTCCTGTGAGTTTAAG AACACTGTGGACAAACTCCTAAAGGACACCAATCTGGCTGTGGTGATTGGCACTCATTCGTGGAGAGAGCAGTTCATTGAAGCAGTCACAGTCAGTGCAG GTGATGGAGATGAAGAAGAGGGACAAGAGCAGCGAATGCCAAACTGCTTCGACTATTTCATGCACATATTGTGCATTTTTTGGAagattttgtttgcatgtgttccGCCAACCGAGTACTGGAATGGCTGGGCATGCTTCATAGTGTCAATCTCTGTCATTGGTGTCTTAACGGCCATTATCGGGGACCTAGCCTCCCATTTTGGCTGCACTGTAGGCCTGAGAGATGCTGTCACAGCAGTGGTCTTTGTAGCACTGGGGACTTCACTTCCTG ATACCTTTGCCAGTAAAGTGGCTGCCACTCAGGACCAGTATGCAGATGCATGTGTGGGAAATGTGACAGGAAGCAATGcagttaatgtgtttttgggCATTGGAGTGGCCTGGTCTGTGGCTGCTGTATATTGGGAAGTCAAAGGGAAGGTCTTCCGTGTGGACCCTGGCTCGCTGGCCTTCTCCGTCACACTCTTCACCATTTTTGCCTTCTTCAGTATGGGAGTGTTGATGCTACGCCGGAAACCGTCCATAGGTGGCGAACTGGGAGGTCCACGGATCCCCAAAGTCCTCacttcactgcttttctttggaCTGTGGTTTCTCTACGTCCTCTTCGCCAGCTTAGAGGCCTATTGCCATATACAAGGCTTCTGA